The nucleotide sequence aaacgatataaattaaatgtcaccaactaatctttcacgatatcgattgtccgagttacataatccccattgaaaccgtttaaccatttttaatcgtttttttttaaagaggaaaacaaaagaaactcgttggaataaaagtgaacctaaacatgtagcttgtctagaaaatggcggacaggtcgttgctaacgagtgcgcccgattaatcgatcgctgattggtggatcaattctagtgggcggagcggtCATAGATAAAGCGTCATGTcaattacctggtagacatacccagtaacaTTTATTACCaaacatactgaaaatatgaaaacttaatgtaatataccagtcgtactATTTTCATCaatgtaaactaataattgtaacaaaatacggtattttacaacttttcttttctacgtcgtcgtggttgacagtccctttaaacacGCATTAGTTAGTATAAGTGCGCTTGGAACACAACTGCAAAACATACCGCTTTCTCTGTAATCTTAGATCATCCGTTGTTATCATAAAATACCTATTTGGGTGATGCCAGACTAAGTTTAGAATCTGATATCATAATGAACTTACATAAACGATAAGCGGAATGTTACAAAAGTAAAGCCGCGTCATGCAATAAAGCACTTATTGCATATGCGGCTATCGTCGCTCAAAATCAGACTGCTACACTTTCTGCTCAAGTCACGCAAGGTTGATGTATTAACAATGCATTTAAAAGCACATACAGCGAATAAAAAACTGACATAATGTACATCAGGCTTATAATTTAAGCATACGAAAAtactttttaacaattttttttattttcttcgtaAGATATtacagacatacacacacatacaagtatatattatacatattatttaaagaaCGTGTATTAGAGGGTACATAAACTATTCTTTCCGTAAGatacaacatacatacatgcaaGCGTGTTATTTACAGAATATTTAAGTACAATTATTTGAGTACAGCATACATGAAGTTATGAAACACACATTTATACGGTTTAATATTTCTAGCACTATACAAACGCATTTGCTTATACATATAATACGACTTTAGTTGTAGGTTTGTATATCTTTTGTCTGTTATATATTACACATTCGAAAGGTAACGTAAGTGCTGAATTGCAtaatgtaaaatacatttaaagtgcAGACTTCAATAAATATTTGGCGATTAAACAATATGGTATCTTAATAAAGTTGTATGTATTATAAGAGTTGTCATTGtctacaaatatttttataaggGGCCAGTCTCGTAATGCATCATCTGTGTTTAGAGTGGTTTTATATATTTCGAAATTGTGCTTCATACTATTTACAAGTCCAAAAGTTGAGGGGAtgattatgtttttcttctgacaATGAAAATTATACCGTTTAATTTCTAGACACACAAtgtttaattcattcattttttggGTCGTGTTTCCAAGTATTAGATCTTGACATGTAATATCAATAGTTAAGCTTGTTCTTCATCTACGAAAAGTCtcaataacaaatataacaatttctTGGGAATATGGAATACCAAAACAAGTGTATACTATTTTCTACTTCATTTTTACAAAACGTACATAAACATAATAGAAGTTAACCTGCTTACACCAAATGTGTTCATTTGATAATGAACCGCATAAAACCAAAGAGATAGATTACCCTCGAATTCGCGTGTTTCAATAGTGAATCAGTAGCATGCGACATGTGATGATTTTTAAACAATCGATTTACCCAATGACCGTACCTACATACCGAAATCGAGATCCCGTGTAGATCAGAGTTGCTCAGAGTTACTAATTGCAAATGAGGAAGTCTTGAATTAAAACGTAAGCTCAAACTTCGCTATGCAACACAATAACTACACAATAAAAACagattaaataaaagttataacaatGCAAATACCAGTAAAATCTGCGTTCAGTAGTACATCGTTGAGTGTTTCATTATATGAAGTTCAATGATAGGTCTTGTACATTTTTTTCAGCTGGGGACTGTCCATCGGGATGGCTGTCGCGTCAGGACTCGTGTTACAAGTGGAATTCATCAAACTGGATGACCTTTGATCAAGCCAAGGTAAATTTTAAGTCGTGTTTTCCTATATACAAGTATAGTTTCTGAAGAAACTAGTTCGCAAATTGTGTAGGTATAATTAATCAAGAACAACATTATGGtgaaaaatacatcatataataaatgcattttccattaaacatatttacattcCATTATTTAATTGTTGTCATTGCATAATCATCGCcttattttattcaataattatGTCAATGTATATTTGCGCAGGATTATTGCTCGAGTCTTGGTGCGCACGTCCTATATATTGATAAAGAAGAAGAAAATGATGTCGCAGCATTCGTTCTGAATGGTAAATGTCTATatagtatttaaaataatgttgatcGTTTTAATGTTCTAAATATTCATACAGTATTACAGCCATACACATATTTTAGACGACTCCACTGTGATACATATTAAGGTTTTAATTTTAGCAAGTGACGATTGTAAATCACTGCATTAAAATAAGTATTACAAACACGTTTTAATACGTAAGTAACGTAATAACATATAGTCAAAGTGACGGTTTAAATTGCAGCAACGACCGTACCTGGTGCATGGGTTTGGATAGGCGTTAACTTCACAGATGAAAGATGGATATCGTCCATTAACAACAGATTAGTCACGTATTTTAATTGGAGGGTCGGTGAGCCGGATAGGCTTGATGACCAATTTTGCGTTTCTATTCATGAAGGTTACCAATGGCGATGGTCAAATGTAAGGTGTACCGAGATATCACATGCTATATGTGAAATAGACATGTAGTTAAAATCGTACACAATAGTTAATCTTTTAAGTGCGTAAccatcaataaagcttattagtGCATACTTCATTGAGGACATGTTAACTGCCGACtgtgttttgatatttttaatcGAATAAGACGTTGTTATGGATACCGTAGCGTAAATGTCATCGATTACcaagaaaacattaaaaacataaatcGCTCCATTTTTATAATTTCCCTATGATTTGACGTAAATTGATTGGATTAATCAACTGTTTGTTATTGATAACCCCTGAATCACAACCCATATTTTATAAGGTCAACAACTGATCAATTCTTTTCATGTTTAAAACTTTGCCATGTCCATTGGTCATGTCAACTGCCATTATGTAAATCCAATAACGAACTCTTAGGCACCAAAGTTCAGCTCTGTCCATTTTTAGGGGAATAAGGATAATTGATGTTTAATTCAAGTTTGGTATGCTGAATACAAATGCTTTTCTCATATAAAGCTATAACGTTAACTGCTTTCAATGGAAGAATGAGTGGTATGCGCTGAGGAAATTGCTGATGGCATGCGTCGCTCTTTTTggttttacttttaaattaatgTTGTGATGTTGTGGGTTATTtcgtttaaattatataaaaattgcCTATATATTTGCAtttctacatgtattaaatttacTTGACGATTTTAACAACGGCATACCTATAATCAATATCACCCTATCGCATAACAAAATAATTTCCGAAAATTGTAGTTATTGAAATAGTATCGAAATAAATTTGCATtaatttatattgctatagtCTTTACATCTGAGTGTTTTGTATTGATCTATACCTTCAAGGTTTTTCTAAAACATACGTATAGGCGTTTAATGTGCTCTGTATAAGCTTGTTAAAAACCTAAATACATAAGATCATAATTTATTGCATTATTTCAGTGAAATTATCTGTTGAAACGTATTCATATTTCTATTGTTATGAACTTCATACAGGCATTTTAAGTTTTATctgctgttgttattgtttttgctCAACGGAAGTAACTCGTGTTCTTTCCGGaactcaatatttaaataaaacgagTTATTAACGATAAGGCTGAATTGTAGTGTTGAACAAATTGAATTAAACAAGTTCCAGCCTTTACACAGAGATTTATTGCAAAAACTGAATTACCATGTTTAAAGAAATCTTTACAGAAAACAAAATCTAAAAAAGGTCTCACTAAACATGTCAAAAGTGGGAAAATGTGCACAAGAAGGTAAATCGTGAGTTATCTCCCCAAAACAGCAGAgcaaattatttttcttttttcaaagcaAGAACGATAAACaggatttttcattttcattttatgtttcaaACATGGATTTTCAGTGCAAAAACGTTtgcactggcatacctttaacgAAATTTGTAAAGAAAAGTGCTAAataggggacaaatccctgcatcgtcgacttcaaatattagccatatttcaataaatcctgaataataataaccagg is from Dreissena polymorpha isolate Duluth1 chromosome 14, UMN_Dpol_1.0, whole genome shotgun sequence and encodes:
- the LOC127857937 gene encoding snaclec 3-like isoform X3 produces the protein MYVTVFSNMQYVFVRLLILQWSLITCYVASQTADDVKNLTTTLYKSAEYNKKVRPLKDQNEAVVVGTDLILDAGDCPSGWLSRQDSCYKWNSSNWMTFDQAKDYCSSLGAHVLYIDKEEENDVAAFVLNATTVPGAWVWIGVNFTDERWISSINNRLVTYFNWRVGEPDRLDDQFCVSIHEGYQWRWSNVRCTEISHAICEIDM